DNA from Streptomyces sp. NBC_01260:
GCGCATCGCGATGAGGGAACGCCGTGCCACCGCGGGGGCTCTTCCTGACCGCTCCGCCGAAGGCCTGGGTGAAGAAGTTGCTGTCGTCCGTCGGTGCGTCCCGCATGAACGAGGCGACCACGCTGATCGCCTTCCTCGGGAACGGCTTGTTGGTGAACTGCGAGAAGAACTTCCAGTTCGCGGGCTCGTCCGCGGTCGGAATCTGGAATCCCGCGTATACCTCGCCCCAGTTGCCGACCTGCACCGAGACATCGGGACGACCGACCGACAGGATCGGGGCCAGCAGCTTCTTCGCCTCCGCAGGCGTTCCTTCTGCGAGGACCGCGAACAGCAGGATCTGGTTTCTGTGAATTTCGAGCTGGGTGCCGAGGCGGTTGTCGGCGACCGGCGCCGTGCGCTGCCACGTGTCGAAGACCCTGTGCAGGTCCCCGAGGCCGTCCCACGTCGCTTGCACATAAGTGACGCTCTTCAGTGGCGCCACTTTGTAGGTAAGCGACGTGACGATCCCGAAGTTGCCGTTGCCTGCCCCTCGGAGCGCCCAGAGCAGGTCCGAATGGTTCTTCAGATCCGCCTTGATGACCTCGGCGCAGTCGCCGCCTTCCGCAACGACGATCTCGGCGCCGATCAGGCTGTCACAGGCCATGCCGAGATAGCGGTTGAGGAAGCCGAAGCCGCCGCCGAGCGTCGCGCCGGACAGGCCTACGCTGCCCTCCGTTCCGGTCGTCACCGCGAGGTTCTTCTTCGCGAGCGTGGTCACCGCTTCCAACTGGTTGAGCCCGGCGCCGACCGTCGCCGTACGAGCGGCGGTGTCGATGTGAGCCGACTTGAGTTCGCTGACATCGATCACGATGCCGTTGTCCACGTTCGACCAGCCCTCAAGGCTGTGGCCGCCGCTGCGCACCCTCAGCGCGACGTCATGCTGCCGCGCCCACGTGAGGGCGTTGACCACATCCTGGGTCTTCTGGGCGTAGACAATGACCAGCGGATAGTGTACGAACAACTCGTCCCAGCCCAGGCTCGCTTCAGCGTAGTTGGGGTCGTCGGGACGGACGATGCGTCCGGTCAGTTTCGCCGGCGGGCACTTCACACTCTCGGCCCCTCCAGTCACGGCGCTCGCTCCCGGGGCCTCTACAGCCGCACCACCCGGGAGGACGACAGCGCCGGCGCCGGCGACCGCCGTAGCCTTGAGCAGTCCGCGACGAGAAAAGTCGTACATGGTCCGTGTCCCCTCGACCGCCAGTTGACGCGAATCGGTCCTTTGTGGACGATTTCAACGAGGCGCACAGTAGCAAGGGCGACCATGCCAGAATTGCCCGACACGCCAATTGCAGACAATGGCGAATCGCTCAATGGTGATGTGTGCAACTGGACGTGAATTGGTCCAACTGGGAGGACCGCACGACATCGTGGCCGTCCGTCTCGGTTTCCGTCTCATTCAGCAACGGCCATCGGCGTTCATCCGGGACACAACGGCAAGCCCGGCCGAACGGACGGATGGACATGAACGCAGGCGAACGCCCCCGCACTCAGCCCGAGCGACCACCAACAAATTTGGAAAGCGTTTTGGGGGCAACGCCTCACAAGTTCGAATCCCGCATCCTCCTCCATTACTCTCACCGGGTAATACGTTGAAGGGCCCCGCTGCTTGCTTCAGTTCTAGGTCCTGTTTCTCGGATCTCCTGACCTGCGAGGGGTGTTGGGGCCAGGCTGGGTTCATGGGCCGTGGGGATCTGACGAATGCGGAGTGGGATCGGCTGGAGTCGTTCCTACCTCCTGGTGGTACGCGTGGAGGTCGGTGGAGCGATCACCGCCGGGTGATCAACGGGGTTCTCTACCGGGTGCGGACCGGCGTGCAGTGGCGGGATCTGCCGGAGCGATTCGGGCCATGGGAGACGGTCTATAAACGACATCGTCGCTGGTCAGCCGATGGAACCTGGCAGATGCTGCTGTCTCGCATCCAGGTAGCCGAGGACGCCGAGGGCGGCATCGACTGGGACGTGTCGGTGGACTCGACAGCCGTGCGAGCCCACCAGCACGCCGCCGGTGCGAGGAAAGCGCCCCCGGCCGCCGTCCCTCAAAGGGGGCCAAGTGGGGGACGAACCAGGTCGATCCGGTACTGCGGAGACTGACCATCCGCCTGGAGGAGGTGGTCAGGTCGGCGAATGTCTGGGACGTTCCCGCGGAGGATTCAC
Protein-coding regions in this window:
- a CDS encoding FAD-binding oxidoreductase; this translates as MKCPPAKLTGRIVRPDDPNYAEASLGWDELFVHYPLVIVYAQKTQDVVNALTWARQHDVALRVRSGGHSLEGWSNVDNGIVIDVSELKSAHIDTAARTATVGAGLNQLEAVTTLAKKNLAVTTGTEGSVGLSGATLGGGFGFLNRYLGMACDSLIGAEIVVAEGGDCAEVIKADLKNHSDLLWALRGAGNGNFGIVTSLTYKVAPLKSVTYVQATWDGLGDLHRVFDTWQRTAPVADNRLGTQLEIHRNQILLFAVLAEGTPAEAKKLLAPILSVGRPDVSVQVGNWGEVYAGFQIPTADEPANWKFFSQFTNKPFPRKAISVVASFMRDAPTDDSNFFTQAFGGAVRKSPRGGTAFPHRDALFYSEPGAGWGTRGEPDSGDELTPQAQAWIAEFSQALRPYVSGAYVNVPNVGMQDWETAYWGSNFDRLRKIKAKYDPRNVFQYEQSIPPAFC
- a CDS encoding IS5 family transposase (programmed frameshift), with amino-acid sequence MGRGDLTNAEWDRLESFLPPGGTRGGRWSDHRRVINGVLYRVRTGVQWRDLPERFGPWETVYKRHRRWSADGTWQMLLSRIQVAEDAEGGIDWDVSVDSTAVRAHQHAAGARKKRPRPPSLKGGQVGDEPGRSGTAETDHPPGGGGQVGECLGRSRGGFTTKIHLVAEGRCRPLAFVLTPGHYGDGPQLERVLEQVLVPRAGVGRPRTRPDHVLADKAYTSRKNRRYLRRRGIRHTIPERLDQQRHRKNRGSRGGRPTGFDSELYKKRNTVERTINRLKGFRAVATRYEKRAYIYLGTVTLAALMIWLRT